The genomic segment tcACTCTAgtcgacccatgcctgcagttcgcctaggggtcactgtcgagagagcacagccctgaatggagcatgcacgcctccgttggcgcccctatagtcagtgttgggagtaacgagttacaaaagtaactaattactgtaatgcattacatttttgagtaactcagtaatgtaactgattacaggggaaaaaatatatgtcctcgttacaatgcaagtaacttgcacattacaacacatttttttcacctacattttgtgtgggtattttgttttctttatacaatgttcgcggatcaccgcaagatcagctattgcatctgatagtaggcctacgtccgcgcagagattttaaagttccacgcagaacattacttcctctttcacgcttcatCTCTCAAAATGGCAGggtgacaaaggatgaccgaacCAGAAGATCCAGATTACTCATttttttcaagatgggtatatgcccactaggcctactttgacttctgaaaataaggacgccaataacatttcagttaaatgcacactgtgcttgaaacccaaaccactttccacgtcgaaaaacagtagcctacattttggctaaagtacctaaaagtaatgcaaaagtagtgtaatgccttactttaaaaaaaaagtaatgttgtaatgtaaagcATTACTTTAAAacgacagtaacatgtaataagtagtgcattacagtttttgagtaactttcccaacagtgcttATAGTGCAGCACTACCTGGGGAAGTGGCGAGTCTATGACCCATTAcaatctctctgcagagcaggaggagggagccaatcagagacggatatcCACAAGAAACCCAGAAAACCCTTTTgtttgtccacaagccaccttgctaacTTGCAAAAACGCCTTGAAACAATGCAACCAGGACGTTTCTTTTAAACAGGACCAacacgtaacacattcaataacaatggggagcacagcaatattattgaaataacgatgagaggacatctttaaattCTACTCTGCCTAGAGTTTAACTCTACACATCTCTCCTCGTCTTAACTCCTCTCTCCACAGtgttaactctactctactctcctcagtgttaactctactctactctcctcagtattaactctactctacacagtgttaactctactctactctctctagtgttaactctactctactctcctcagtgttaactctactctactctctctagtgttaactctactctactctctctagtgTTAACTCTACtctacgggcagtcatgggtgagcggttagggcgtcagacttgcatcccagaggttgtcggttcgactcccgacccgccaggttggtggggggagtaatcaaccagtgctctcccccatcctcctccatgactgaggtaccctgagcatggtaccgtcccaccgcactgctccccatggggcgccactgagggctgcccccttgcacgggtgaggcataaatgcaatttcgttgtgtgcagtgtgcagagttcacttgtgtgctgtggagtgctgtgtcacaatgacaatgggagttggagtttcccaatgggctttcactttcactttcactttcactctacaCAGTgttaactctactctacacagtgttaactctactctcctcagtgttaactctactctactctccctagtgttaactctactctactctcctcagtgttaactctactctactctactctaatctctccatctctacccaGTGTTAACGTCTACTTTCCACCCCCCAGTGTTAAATTCTACTCTGTCTAGAGTTAatatctcctctccatctctccatagtGTTAAATTCTACTCTCCCTAGTGTtaatctctcctcttcatctctccacagTGTTAAATTCTACTCCCCCTAGTGTtaatctctcctcttcatctctccacagTGTTAAATTCTACTCCCCCTAGTGTTaatttctcctctccatctctccacagtgttagctctattctactctgtctagtgttattctctcctctccatctctccacagtGTTGCTCGGCGGTCGGCTCGTGTTCCACTTCGACCTAACCTCCATTCCAGAGTCTGAGATGGTCGTCGCGGCAACCCTTCATTTCCTGGATCCTCAGAGGCCCCGCCCCCAAGGCCCTTGCTGCCccgcctcctctcgtctcctcctgaGGGgagtgtcttcctcctcctcctcctcttcctcctcttcctcctcctcctcctcttcctcctcttcctcttcctcctcttcctcctcttcctcctcctcttcctcctcttcctcctctcgtctcctcgccagcctccccctcccctctctgtcccgCTCCTCGCGCTCTGACTGGCTGCTCCGCAacgtctcctctctccgctctcatTGGTTGCTCCGTAATGTCTCCGCCCCTCTCCGCCACGCCCTGGCCTCGGGACTCCGCCTCCTCACTGCGGAGTTTAACCCTTTAGTCCCCGCGGAGCAGCATGATGGGGGGGCAGGGGGAGCGGGGGGTTCGGGGGGGTCCCGGCTGCCTTTCCTGCTTCTGTACACTGACGACCGCTCCATCGGGGAGCCCAACAGTGTGGCGTCCACCCTGCAGCGATACGGGGCGGCTGCAGTGGCACCACCTGCAGTTCTGGAGGAGAAACAGCAGCGGAAAAAGACACAACACATGAAACCAACACAAGGGAAAGCCACACAACAGCTCCTGAGGGACAGACTAGCTCCCCCTAGCGTGAAGGAGGGGaaacaacaacagaaacacacacagaaacacatgaaacagacaaagcagcacaaacacacgcagatgAAACAGTCAAAGCAGCATCTGCGGTACGGACCGGCTCCCCCTGGTGTTGCGGAGGACAACCACCAGAACCGGGCCAGACGCCACCAGAGCCTGAACCGGCCCAGAAGGGACGCCCTAGGCGCTGAAGACAACCTGCTgcccgacacgcacacacacacacagcaacaaacacacatatacacacagcaacacacacacacggacctcaAGATCAGGGAGCTGTGGGCAAACACATtcttccccctcacacacacacacacacacaagcagccctctgcagacacacaaaaaaacacacacccacacacacacccacacacacaggaagtggacgaggagcagagggagaggggcgATTCGGAGAGGGGTGAGGGCAGGagtttgggggtgggggaggagagggagagggggaggtggcgcCTGGTCAACGAGACGGGGGCTCCGCGATCCCGGTCCGGAGACGACGGCTCTGCATCTGCCTCCGCGTCCCGCGTGCTGCGTTTCGACACGCGTGCGACGGCGGCGACTCCGCGATCCCGGTCCGAAGACAACGGCTCTGCATCCACGTCCCGCGTGCTGCGTTTCGACACGCGTGCGATGGCGCGCGCTCGTCGGCGTCAGAGGGAGGAGTCTCGGGTGTGTGGGCGTCGCTACCTGCGCGTGGACTTCCAGGATGTGGGGTGGAGCGACTGGGTCCTAGAGCCCCGAGACTTCCAGGCCGACTACTGCTCAGGAGCCTGCACATACCCCATCagcaaggtgacacacacacacacacacacacacacacacacacacacacacacacacacacacacactactgctcagGAGCCTGCACATACCCCATCagcaaggtgacacacacacacacacacacacacacacacacacacacacacacacacacacacacacacacacacacacacactactgctcagGAGCGTGCTCAATCCCCATCagcaaggtgacacacacacacaccacacacacacaccacacacacacacacacacacacacacacacacactactggtcaGGAACATGCATACTCCCCGTCAGCAatgtaaagcctgg from the Engraulis encrasicolus isolate BLACKSEA-1 unplaced genomic scaffold, IST_EnEncr_1.0 scaffold_1561_np1212, whole genome shotgun sequence genome contains:
- the LOC134442419 gene encoding growth/differentiation factor 10-like translates to MVLLGGRLVFHFDLTSIPESEMVVAATLHFLDPQRPRPQGPCCPASSRLLLRGVSSSSSSSSSSSSSSSSSSSSSSSSSSSSSSSSSSSSSRLLASLPLPSLSRSSRSDWLLRNVSSLRSHWLLRNVSAPLRHALASGLRLLTAEFNPLVPAEQHDGGAGGAGGSGGSRLPFLLLYTDDRSIGEPNSVASTLQRYGAAAVAPPAVLEEKQQRKKTQHMKPTQGKATQQLLRDRLAPPSRERGDSERGEGRSLGVGEERERGRWRLVNETGAPRSRSGDDGSASASASRVLRFDTRATAATPRSRSEDNGSASTSRVLRFDTRAMARARRRQREESRVCGRRYLRVDFQDVGWSDWVLEPRDFQADYCSGACTYPISK